In Wenyingzhuangia fucanilytica, the following are encoded in one genomic region:
- a CDS encoding RICIN domain-containing protein, with product MIPKKTIVFLVSLFFIVVSQSLSSQTLLTHHFNDGDFGGFEIPKVDQESRVKIVNKRVETHWQEDLYNNTNSGRKAQIRPDNNAYHFTQEFWTGYWLKIHNDYMATNTNTQACLMQIWGHNDATSSANWYAMLKFDGRNGGALTWQHRYNSVATTKQALVYPNFPKDTFVKVVIRVKLGALGSGIVQIWIDDELRLSLYDQTIGWGDMNANGMYNQTYSSISYGQYNITPDPAYADTYDEDNHYFDGYEDGETRTVTYDKVSLWDGSNGYSIVHPQGSSAPNDNFHIIKRNATSYGLNGGSGASDGQNISLHSSITHTNLTWTEINRGNGYYSFQKLNTNYCIDGGDGGTNNQNVDLRENDEMDYNQQWKKVDVGNGFYRLEKRSAPGFSINGGSGGADGNNVNIYANASSQNMHWRFDASSNSSLKTSKTNIEIKTNNSTAISPNPVSDILNITVPYSTYHQYTLYSIDHKIVKTGKVDNNTNHFTIDVSNLTNGVYILSLNGSKNKTIKVIKN from the coding sequence ATGATTCCAAAAAAAACTATAGTCTTTCTTGTTTCACTCTTCTTTATTGTAGTGTCTCAGTCTTTATCTTCACAAACCTTGTTAACTCATCATTTTAATGATGGAGATTTTGGTGGATTTGAAATTCCCAAAGTGGATCAAGAGTCTAGAGTAAAAATTGTTAATAAACGTGTAGAAACTCATTGGCAAGAAGATTTGTACAACAACACCAACTCTGGTAGAAAAGCTCAAATTAGACCAGACAATAATGCCTATCATTTTACTCAAGAATTTTGGACAGGATATTGGTTAAAAATCCATAACGATTATATGGCTACTAATACCAATACACAGGCATGTCTTATGCAAATTTGGGGACATAATGATGCTACTAGCTCTGCCAATTGGTATGCTATGTTAAAATTTGATGGTAGAAATGGAGGTGCACTAACTTGGCAACATAGATATAATAGTGTTGCTACTACCAAACAAGCTTTAGTATATCCAAACTTTCCTAAAGATACATTTGTAAAAGTAGTTATTAGAGTAAAACTTGGTGCCTTAGGTAGTGGTATCGTTCAAATATGGATAGATGATGAATTAAGATTAAGCCTGTATGACCAAACAATAGGATGGGGTGATATGAACGCTAATGGTATGTATAATCAGACGTATTCTTCTATTTCCTATGGTCAATACAACATAACACCAGATCCTGCATATGCAGATACTTATGATGAAGATAATCATTATTTTGATGGGTATGAGGATGGAGAAACTAGAACGGTTACTTACGACAAAGTTTCTTTATGGGACGGTAGTAATGGATATAGTATTGTTCACCCACAAGGAAGCTCTGCTCCAAATGATAATTTCCATATCATTAAAAGAAACGCTACTAGTTATGGTTTAAACGGAGGGAGTGGAGCTTCCGATGGACAAAACATTAGCTTACACAGTAGTATTACACACACCAATCTTACATGGACAGAAATAAACAGAGGTAATGGGTATTACAGTTTTCAAAAATTAAACACCAATTATTGTATAGATGGTGGAGATGGTGGAACTAATAACCAGAATGTTGATTTAAGAGAAAATGATGAAATGGACTATAATCAACAATGGAAAAAAGTAGATGTTGGTAATGGCTTCTATCGTTTAGAAAAACGTAGTGCTCCTGGTTTCTCAATAAATGGCGGATCTGGTGGAGCTGATGGAAACAATGTAAACATTTATGCAAATGCTAGCAGTCAAAACATGCATTGGAGGTTTGATGCAAGCTCAAATAGTTCTTTAAAAACAAGTAAAACAAATATTGAAATAAAGACTAACAATTCAACAGCTATCTCTCCAAATCCAGTATCTGATATACTAAATATAACTGTTCCATATTCAACTTATCACCAATACACACTATATAGCATAGATCATAAAATTGTCAAAACTGGTAAAGTAGACAACAACACTAATCATTTCACTATTGATGTGAGTAATCTTACAAATGGTGTTTATATTTTATCTCTAAATGGTAGTAAAAACAAAACAATTAAGGTTATTAAAAATTAA
- a CDS encoding Dabb family protein — translation MKQIIVFVFFLTSCIGFSQIKENSQASLVEINSQKTKNNTVTAVTYQIDEKYYVFSGGDGAFIDAFSMNSKGVLGSLDTYELSDKKGPVRGLVADRIQGSDYLFVGDKGGNAVEVFKIEKDGSLQSVFVVNDTDEIHLGVVITLKVIHIKKNSYLFVGGLERETPGLSCFKIHADGKLTHVQSMKDSDEIHTDGIIGMYAHQIKGKTFLFTGGFQDNGISSFRVYANGHFKAINSISDNTVDRYLTGTYPVDGVTLGNQHYVIVGHRHHKYYKRAAGWIKNTNFVYHGDGVSVFKVTNKGELVPHSVLVNNEQTKLAGQTRIEILKVNDKEAIVAIATRDDESIQLCKLNKEGMLTPVGILDTGYPIYYGMASQKIGEDFFFLAGSVDNSVKKLFSYKVNLNEKETKVLRHVVNLKYIETATKEEIENAVEGFKALKNKIPEILDFEWGVNISKEGHSKGFTHCFFVTFKDEASRDIYLNHKDHLALVAKVGPLLADVLVMDYWTKITLEE, via the coding sequence ATGAAACAAATTATTGTATTCGTATTTTTTTTAACATCGTGTATTGGGTTTTCTCAAATAAAAGAAAACAGTCAAGCATCTTTAGTAGAAATAAATTCGCAAAAAACTAAGAACAATACGGTAACAGCTGTTACCTATCAAATAGATGAAAAATATTATGTGTTTTCAGGTGGTGATGGCGCTTTTATAGATGCTTTTAGTATGAACTCTAAGGGAGTGTTAGGCTCTTTGGATACTTATGAATTATCTGATAAAAAAGGACCAGTAAGAGGTTTGGTGGCAGATCGTATTCAGGGATCGGATTATTTATTTGTAGGAGATAAAGGAGGTAATGCTGTAGAGGTTTTTAAAATTGAAAAAGATGGAAGTTTGCAAAGTGTTTTTGTGGTAAATGATACTGATGAAATACATTTGGGAGTAGTAATAACTTTAAAAGTAATTCACATCAAAAAGAACTCATACCTTTTTGTAGGTGGTTTAGAACGAGAAACACCAGGATTGAGTTGTTTTAAAATTCATGCAGATGGAAAATTAACACATGTACAATCTATGAAAGATTCTGATGAAATACATACCGATGGTATTATTGGAATGTATGCTCATCAAATAAAAGGAAAAACATTTTTGTTTACAGGTGGTTTTCAAGATAATGGAATAAGTAGTTTTAGAGTATATGCTAATGGTCATTTTAAAGCCATCAATAGCATTTCTGACAACACTGTAGATAGGTATTTAACGGGAACTTATCCTGTAGATGGCGTTACACTAGGCAATCAACATTATGTAATTGTAGGACATAGACATCATAAATATTACAAAAGAGCGGCAGGATGGATAAAAAACACAAATTTTGTTTACCATGGTGATGGTGTAAGTGTTTTTAAAGTTACGAACAAAGGAGAATTGGTTCCACATTCCGTACTGGTTAATAATGAGCAAACAAAATTAGCGGGACAAACTCGAATTGAAATTTTAAAGGTGAATGATAAAGAAGCCATAGTTGCCATTGCCACTAGAGATGATGAAAGTATCCAGTTATGCAAGTTAAATAAAGAAGGAATGTTAACGCCTGTTGGAATTTTAGATACAGGTTACCCTATTTATTATGGAATGGCTTCACAAAAAATAGGAGAAGACTTTTTCTTTTTAGCAGGTTCTGTGGATAATAGTGTAAAAAAACTTTTTTCGTACAAAGTAAATTTAAACGAGAAAGAAACTAAAGTTTTAAGACATGTAGTAAATCTTAAATATATAGAAACCGCAACTAAGGAAGAAATTGAAAATGCTGTAGAAGGTTTTAAAGCGTTAAAAAATAAAATCCCCGAAATATTAGATTTTGAATGGGGAGTAAATATTAGTAAAGAAGGACATAGCAAAGGATTTACACATTGCTTTTTTGTAACTTTTAAAGATGAAGCATCAAGAGATATTTATTTAAATCATAAAGATCATTTAGCATTGGTAGCTAAAGTAGGGCCTTTATTAGCAGATGTATTGGTGATGGATTATTGGACTAAAATTACTTTGGAAGAATAA
- a CDS encoding Crp/Fnr family transcriptional regulator, with translation MNKNLLKENILKNVEISNADMNKICDHFEPYTVQKGEFLLTQGSICKFEGFVLEGCFRVFTLDKKGNENTLYFAAKDWWLMDLDSFMNQTPSDLNMQALENSKVLMIDKSNKQFLYEQLPVVEKLFRIMSQKSIAAWQRRVVRNHSLTAKERYQYFIDTYSEIASKLTDRQISSYLGITHEFLSKIKKKKE, from the coding sequence ATGAACAAGAATTTACTGAAAGAAAATATTTTAAAAAATGTAGAAATTTCTAATGCTGACATGAATAAAATATGTGATCACTTTGAGCCTTATACAGTTCAAAAAGGAGAATTTTTATTAACACAAGGGAGTATTTGTAAGTTTGAAGGTTTTGTGTTAGAAGGGTGTTTTAGAGTTTTTACGCTTGATAAAAAAGGAAATGAAAACACCTTATATTTTGCTGCTAAAGATTGGTGGTTAATGGATTTAGATAGTTTTATGAATCAAACACCTTCTGATTTAAATATGCAAGCATTAGAAAATAGTAAGGTTTTGATGATAGATAAATCAAACAAACAATTTTTATATGAGCAATTGCCAGTTGTAGAAAAACTCTTTCGTATTATGTCTCAAAAATCTATAGCGGCTTGGCAAAGGAGGGTGGTTAGAAATCATAGTTTAACAGCAAAAGAACGATATCAATATTTTATAGATACCTATTCAGAAATAGCATCAAAACTAACAGATAGACAAATTTCAAGTTACCTAGGAATTACGCACGAATTTTTAAGTAAAATTAAAAAAAAGAAAGAGTAA
- a CDS encoding T9SS type A sorting domain-containing protein produces the protein MKQTPISIILIFICQALFAQTTYYVSKEIGSDSNDGLTTTTPFKTVEHAVKANNDIVHPGDTVLIMGEYTNDSYDPNFTFDFTEANSSDDTDERLNGIINSHLWHGENTIRINGVHGTPNNYITFKPYDANTVLKGDGANIFRVQNCSYLKIEGFDIEGEVERISLATAFALQFVYIDSSADVSNLTLAPNSLVVEQDQPTGNSVYYRVPPHWSLTQIEENNVDEGGPGWPLLPNISRPSYTSTRGLYVSNAHHIDVINNTVHHMPGGGIRFSEIAYSSIIGNSIHNCSRRSYGGTHALVVTKATSLATDVNISGGGDDSSSNPNDDTTHRIKINKNRIYFNYNEVYSWAPTKTEITPHLDEGKGISLQRNRTTDAPWEAGRILVSNNICYWNGFSGVHSNDGDRIDFINNTCYLNSYTNTVTLAPNGTGGNIGISVSDGEDLTIENNISVIDGGLEKYAIASNKSDNITTVANNVIWATEGSLVEDSEITGIQVNTVNADPVFVSVPSISDVKSSANPHLLTFDFHLQASSSAIDHADSNVAPSDDYDGVTRSATPEAGAYEFNVLHSDNIESIKIRVYPNPFFDEIRINTVDVKKEEIVLFDYLGKRINNPFIVVYHQNYIELNTSNLPKGMYLLKIKNVVKKVFKNRERN, from the coding sequence ATGAAACAGACCCCAATTTCAATTATTTTAATTTTTATTTGCCAAGCCCTTTTTGCACAGACAACTTATTATGTGAGTAAAGAAATAGGTTCAGATTCTAATGATGGACTTACAACAACAACTCCTTTTAAAACTGTAGAACACGCTGTTAAGGCTAACAATGATATTGTACATCCGGGAGATACTGTACTTATTATGGGAGAGTATACTAATGATAGCTATGATCCCAATTTTACTTTTGATTTTACCGAAGCCAATTCTAGCGATGATACAGATGAAAGATTAAATGGTATTATAAATTCACATCTTTGGCATGGTGAGAATACCATAAGAATAAATGGAGTACACGGTACTCCTAACAATTACATCACCTTTAAACCTTATGATGCTAATACTGTATTAAAAGGAGATGGGGCAAATATTTTTAGAGTACAAAATTGTTCTTATTTAAAAATTGAAGGATTTGATATAGAAGGAGAGGTAGAAAGAATTTCATTAGCTACTGCTTTTGCACTTCAGTTTGTTTATATAGATAGTAGTGCGGATGTTTCAAATTTAACTTTGGCTCCTAATTCACTAGTTGTAGAACAAGATCAACCTACAGGAAATTCGGTGTATTATAGAGTTCCTCCACATTGGAGTCTTACTCAGATAGAAGAAAATAATGTAGATGAAGGAGGGCCAGGTTGGCCTTTATTACCGAATATAAGCAGACCTAGTTATACAAGTACACGTGGTTTATATGTGAGTAATGCACATCATATAGATGTTATAAACAATACTGTTCATCATATGCCTGGAGGAGGTATTAGGTTTTCAGAAATTGCATATTCTAGTATCATAGGAAATAGTATTCACAATTGTTCTCGTAGATCTTATGGGGGAACACATGCTTTAGTGGTAACAAAAGCTACGAGTCTAGCTACTGATGTTAATATTTCAGGAGGAGGGGATGATAGTAGTAGCAATCCAAATGATGATACTACACACAGGATAAAAATCAATAAAAATAGGATCTATTTTAATTACAACGAGGTGTACTCTTGGGCTCCTACCAAAACTGAAATAACACCTCATTTAGATGAAGGAAAAGGAATTTCACTTCAAAGAAATAGAACTACAGATGCCCCTTGGGAAGCTGGTCGTATTTTGGTGTCAAATAATATATGTTATTGGAATGGGTTTAGTGGAGTGCATTCTAATGATGGAGATAGAATAGATTTTATTAATAATACTTGCTATTTAAACTCTTATACCAACACTGTAACTTTGGCTCCCAATGGAACTGGAGGTAATATTGGTATTAGTGTAAGTGATGGTGAAGATTTAACCATAGAGAATAATATTTCGGTAATAGATGGTGGATTGGAGAAATATGCAATAGCCTCTAATAAGAGCGATAATATTACTACAGTTGCAAATAATGTAATTTGGGCTACAGAAGGTAGTTTGGTTGAAGATTCTGAAATAACAGGAATTCAAGTAAATACAGTTAATGCAGATCCGGTTTTTGTATCTGTTCCATCAATATCAGATGTTAAGTCTAGTGCAAATCCACATTTGTTAACCTTTGATTTTCATCTTCAAGCCTCTTCATCTGCAATAGATCATGCAGACTCTAATGTTGCTCCTAGTGATGATTATGATGGAGTTACAAGAAGTGCTACACCAGAAGCTGGTGCTTATGAGTTTAATGTTTTGCATTCTGATAATATCGAATCAATTAAGATTCGTGTTTATCCAAATCCTTTTTTTGATGAAATAAGAATTAACACTGTTGATGTTAAAAAGGAAGAGATTGTGTTGTTTGATTATTTAGGTAAAAGAATAAACAATCCTTTTATAGTTGTTTATCATCAAAATTATATAGAGTTAAATACCTCTAATTTACCTAAAGGAATGTACTTGTTAAAAATTAAAAATGTAGTTAAAAAGGTGTTTAAAAATAGAGAGCGTAATTAG
- a CDS encoding GlcG/HbpS family heme-binding protein, protein MRKKQTTIKRFLLVLIITSFNFYSGQAQTNDITDNEALKAVLAAKEAAEKTGVLVNIAVVDAGANLKSFIRMDDSFLGSIDVSIKKAKTARYFNIATGELGKLTQPGGIIYNIELSNGGLVTFPGGIPIKNKQGKIIGAIGVSGGTIEQDHAIATVGAKSILN, encoded by the coding sequence ATGAGAAAAAAGCAAACCACAATCAAAAGATTTTTATTAGTTCTAATAATAACTAGTTTTAATTTCTATTCAGGACAGGCTCAAACAAATGATATTACAGATAATGAGGCTTTAAAGGCAGTTTTAGCAGCCAAAGAAGCAGCAGAAAAAACAGGAGTTTTGGTAAATATTGCGGTAGTAGATGCTGGAGCCAATTTAAAATCCTTTATCCGTATGGATGATTCATTTTTGGGAAGTATTGATGTTTCTATTAAAAAAGCTAAAACAGCTAGGTATTTTAACATTGCTACAGGAGAGTTAGGGAAATTAACTCAGCCAGGAGGTATTATTTATAATATAGAATTATCTAATGGTGGTTTGGTTACTTTTCCTGGAGGAATCCCAATTAAAAATAAACAAGGAAAAATTATAGGTGCTATTGGAGTGAGTGGGGGTACTATAGAGCAAGATCATGCTATTGCTACAGTAGGTGCTAAATCAATTTTAAATTAA
- the fsa gene encoding fructose-6-phosphate aldolase, with the protein MKFFIDTANLDQIKEAQDLGVLDGVTTNPSLMAKEGISGTENILQHYRDICDAVDGDVSAEVLSVDFDGMVKEGEALAALNPQIVVKLPMIKDGIKACKYFSSKGIKTNVTLVFSVGQALLAAKAGATYVSPFIGRLDDISTDGLHLVQEIREVYDNYGFETEILAASVRHTMHIVDCAKIGADVMTGPLSAIEGLMRHPLTDSGLATFLEAAKSM; encoded by the coding sequence ATGAAATTTTTTATAGACACTGCAAATCTTGATCAAATTAAAGAAGCGCAAGATTTAGGAGTATTAGATGGTGTAACAACCAACCCATCATTAATGGCAAAAGAAGGAATTTCTGGAACCGAAAATATTTTACAACACTATCGTGATATTTGCGATGCAGTTGATGGAGATGTAAGTGCTGAGGTACTTTCTGTAGACTTTGATGGAATGGTGAAAGAAGGAGAAGCTTTGGCTGCTTTAAATCCTCAAATCGTGGTAAAATTACCAATGATTAAAGATGGAATTAAGGCTTGTAAGTATTTTTCTAGTAAAGGGATTAAAACAAATGTAACATTAGTGTTTTCTGTTGGTCAAGCTTTATTAGCTGCTAAAGCAGGAGCAACGTATGTATCTCCATTTATTGGTCGTTTAGATGATATTTCTACTGATGGTTTACATTTAGTTCAAGAAATTAGAGAAGTATATGACAATTACGGTTTTGAAACTGAAATTTTAGCAGCATCAGTAAGACACACTATGCATATTGTTGATTGTGCTAAAATAGGTGCTGATGTAATGACAGGACCATTGTCTGCTATAGAAGGATTGATGAGACATCCATTAACTGATAGTGGTTTAGCTACTTTTTTAGAAGCGGCAAAAAGCATGTAA
- the xylA gene encoding xylose isomerase: protein MSKLTIGNKEYFPGIGEIKFEGKDSKNPLAYKYYNPDQVVAGKTMREHFKFSIAYWHTFCGQGSDPFGPGTQNFEWDQNPDPVQAAKDKADAAFEFITKMGFDYYCFHDFDLIQEGATFEESEARLKEIVAYLKEKQAASGVKLLWGTANCFSNPRYMNGASTNPNFDVVARAGAQIKLALDATMELGGENYVFWGGREGYMSLLNTDMGRELNHMGQFLGLAKDYARGKGFKGNFFIEPKPMEPTKHQYDFDAATVIGFLNKHGLQDDFKINLEVNHATLASHTMQHEMDVAAQAGMLGSIDANRGDYQNGWDTDQFPNNIQETAEAMLVFLKAGGLQGGGVNFDAKIRRNSTDLEDAFLAHIGGADTFARGLLVADKIIRESQYDALREKRYASFDSGNGKAFEEGKLTFEDLYTIAKENGELPSISGKQELFENIINDNI, encoded by the coding sequence ATGTCAAAATTAACCATAGGAAACAAAGAATATTTCCCAGGAATTGGAGAAATTAAGTTTGAAGGTAAGGATTCAAAAAATCCTTTAGCGTATAAATATTACAATCCAGACCAAGTAGTGGCAGGAAAAACAATGAGAGAGCACTTTAAGTTTTCTATTGCTTACTGGCATACTTTCTGTGGACAAGGTTCTGATCCTTTTGGACCAGGAACTCAAAATTTTGAATGGGATCAAAACCCAGATCCAGTTCAAGCGGCAAAAGACAAAGCAGATGCAGCTTTTGAATTTATTACCAAAATGGGATTTGACTACTACTGTTTCCACGATTTTGATTTGATTCAAGAAGGAGCAACTTTTGAGGAGTCTGAGGCTCGTTTAAAAGAAATTGTAGCTTACTTAAAAGAAAAGCAAGCAGCTAGTGGGGTTAAATTATTATGGGGAACAGCCAATTGTTTTTCTAACCCACGTTACATGAATGGTGCTTCTACCAACCCAAATTTTGATGTAGTTGCAAGAGCTGGAGCACAAATTAAATTGGCTTTAGATGCTACTATGGAATTAGGTGGAGAAAACTACGTGTTCTGGGGAGGACGTGAAGGTTACATGTCTTTATTAAATACAGATATGGGACGTGAATTAAACCACATGGGACAATTTTTAGGTTTGGCTAAAGATTACGCTCGTGGAAAAGGATTTAAAGGAAACTTCTTTATTGAACCTAAGCCAATGGAACCAACCAAACATCAGTACGATTTTGATGCAGCTACCGTAATTGGTTTCTTAAACAAGCACGGTTTACAAGATGATTTTAAAATCAACTTAGAAGTAAATCACGCAACTTTGGCTAGTCACACTATGCAGCACGAAATGGATGTAGCTGCACAAGCAGGAATGTTAGGAAGTATTGATGCTAACCGTGGAGATTACCAAAACGGATGGGATACAGATCAATTCCCAAACAATATTCAAGAAACTGCAGAAGCAATGTTGGTTTTCTTAAAAGCTGGTGGTTTACAAGGAGGTGGAGTAAACTTTGATGCAAAAATCAGAAGAAACTCTACAGATTTAGAAGATGCTTTCTTAGCTCACATTGGTGGAGCAGATACTTTTGCAAGAGGTTTATTGGTGGCTGATAAAATTATTAGAGAATCTCAATACGATGCTTTAAGAGAAAAACGTTATGCTTCTTTTGACTCTGGAAACGGAAAAGCTTTTGAAGAAGGTAAATTAACTTTTGAAGATTTATACACTATTGCAAAAGAAAATGGTGAATTGCCAAGTATTAGTGGTAAACAAGAATTATTTGAGAATATTATTAATGATAATATTTAA
- a CDS encoding solute:sodium symporter family transporter: MGIISFIGFTLLVAIIAYLATRNTNENTSEGYFLGGRSLTATVIAGSLLLTNLSTEQIVGLNGDAYTDGILVMAWETLAAIAMVITAVFLLPRYLKGGISTIPTFLERRFDSTTKALTSGLFLTGYAVVLLPMVLFTGSKAISGMFNVPQMLGVGEWGAVWICVWGIGIIGSIYAIFGGLKAVAVSDTINAVGLLIGGLLIPIFGLIAISDDGSIFNGLSKLTSEHPEKFNAIGGPDSSIPFATIFTGMMLVQLFYWGSNQQIIQRALGAKSLAEGQKGLTIAAFIKILGPIIVVLPGIIAFHKYGAGLSTSDVYPKLVADVLPDVWVGFFAAVLFGAILSSFNSALNSCVTLYGVDIYKQFINEKASDEVIVKKGKQFGVILAFFSMIIAPFLVYADSIFGYLQTVNGAYSVPILTVVVIGFVTKKVPAIAAKVGVIFAFTIYVAYIVLSNGFGLIDLHMLHMQAITCVLTIVIMLVIGKLKPREKDYVLDYTEQVDVTPWKYVKVVGFFICLIVVSTYFIFR, translated from the coding sequence ATGGGGATTATTTCATTTATAGGATTTACATTGTTGGTGGCCATTATTGCCTATTTAGCTACAAGAAACACTAACGAGAATACCTCAGAGGGGTATTTTTTAGGAGGTAGAAGTCTTACCGCTACGGTAATTGCTGGGTCATTATTATTAACAAACCTTTCTACAGAACAAATAGTTGGGTTAAATGGAGATGCCTATACTGATGGGATATTGGTAATGGCATGGGAAACTTTGGCAGCCATTGCCATGGTAATTACTGCGGTGTTTTTATTACCTCGTTATTTAAAAGGAGGAATATCAACAATTCCTACGTTTTTAGAAAGACGATTTGATAGTACAACAAAAGCATTAACCTCTGGATTATTTCTTACAGGTTATGCTGTTGTATTGTTACCAATGGTTTTGTTTACTGGTTCTAAAGCAATTAGTGGAATGTTTAACGTACCACAAATGTTAGGAGTAGGTGAGTGGGGAGCTGTTTGGATTTGTGTTTGGGGAATTGGAATAATAGGTTCTATTTATGCCATTTTTGGAGGATTAAAAGCCGTTGCAGTATCAGATACAATTAATGCTGTAGGATTATTAATAGGTGGACTTTTAATTCCAATTTTTGGGTTAATAGCTATTAGTGATGATGGTAGTATTTTTAATGGATTGTCTAAGTTAACTTCGGAGCATCCAGAAAAATTTAATGCCATTGGTGGACCAGATTCTTCTATACCTTTTGCTACTATTTTTACAGGAATGATGTTGGTTCAGTTGTTTTACTGGGGAAGTAATCAACAAATTATTCAACGTGCTCTTGGAGCTAAAAGTTTAGCCGAAGGTCAAAAAGGATTAACCATTGCTGCATTTATTAAAATATTAGGACCTATTATTGTGGTTTTACCAGGTATTATTGCTTTTCACAAGTATGGAGCTGGTTTAAGTACAAGTGATGTTTATCCAAAGTTAGTAGCAGATGTTTTACCTGATGTATGGGTCGGATTCTTTGCAGCAGTATTATTTGGAGCCATCCTAAGTTCTTTTAACTCAGCATTAAACAGTTGTGTAACTTTATATGGTGTAGATATTTATAAACAGTTTATCAATGAAAAGGCAAGTGATGAGGTAATTGTAAAGAAAGGAAAACAATTTGGAGTTATTCTAGCTTTTTTCTCTATGATTATTGCACCTTTCTTGGTTTATGCAGATAGTATTTTTGGATATTTACAAACAGTAAACGGTGCTTATAGTGTGCCTATTTTAACCGTAGTTGTTATTGGTTTTGTTACTAAAAAGGTTCCAGCAATAGCAGCAAAAGTAGGTGTTATATTTGCCTTTACTATATATGTAGCTTACATTGTTTTATCAAATGGTTTTGGTTTAATAGACTTACATATGTTACACATGCAAGCAATTACCTGTGTATTAACTATTGTGATTATGTTAGTAATAGGAAAGTTAAAACCTAGAGAAAAAGACTATGTTTTAGACTATACTGAGCAAGTAGATGTTACACCGTGGAAGTATGTTAAAGTTGTAGGTTTCTTTATTTGCTTAATTGTTGTATCAACCTACTTTATTTTCAGATAA